One segment of Candidatus Zymogenus saltonus DNA contains the following:
- a CDS encoding acetyl-CoA carboxylase biotin carboxylase subunit (catalyzes the ATP-dependent carboxylation of a covalently attached biotin and the transfer of the carboxyl group to pyruvate forming oxaloacetate), translated as METLFKKVLIANRGEIAVRIMRTLSEMGIGTVAVYSDADELSLNRLTADEAVHLGESAPSASYLNIDKIIDAAKATGAEAIHPGYGFLAENADFAKRCEEAKIVFIGPPAGAI; from the coding sequence GTGGAAACCTTATTCAAAAAAGTGCTGATAGCCAATAGGGGCGAGATCGCCGTCAGGATCATGAGGACGTTGAGCGAGATGGGGATCGGGACGGTCGCCGTCTACTCCGACGCGGACGAGCTGTCGCTTAACAGGCTTACGGCGGACGAGGCGGTCCATCTGGGGGAGTCGGCGCCGTCCGCGAGTTATCTCAATATCGATAAGATCATAGACGCGGCAAAGGCGACCGGCGCCGAGGCGATCCACCCCGGTTACGGCTTCCTGGCCGAGAACGCCGACTTCGCAAAGAGGTGCGAGGAGGCGAAGATTGTCTTCATCGGCCCGCCTGCAGGGGCGATA
- a CDS encoding methylcrotonoyl-CoA carboxylase gives MNVIETSINTSSDEFRKNYDAMETLVAELKEELKKAAHERSDRSRDRLAQQGKLPIRKKLDLLLDKNTPFLEIAPLAARGMYDGKIHGAGVVSGIGVVEGREVFVTGNDAMIKGGASYPMSNKKVLRCQTIVMENRLPSICMLDSAGGYLPLQSEIFPDVDDGGRIFYNQAIMSKMRIPQIVAVMGLCTAGGAYIPAMSDEVVHVKGTGAIFLGGPPLVRAATGEEVTADELGGADVHCRESGVSDYYAEDDAHAILILRDIVRNLPKNEKAMLPAKEPKPPIYDPKEMYGIVSTNLRIPYEIRELIARMVDGSEFLEFKELYGPTVVCGWAYIHGYPVGIIANNGVLFSDSSLKATQFIQLCDKRGIPLLFLQNISGFIIGREYERGGITKNGHKMVTAVSCATVPKFTVIVGASFGAGNYAMCGRAYSPRFLWMWPQAEIGVMGGEQAAEVLVRLQQDKREKAGEIPMTEEEIGQLRDPVVSAAKREGNAYYSTSNLWDDGILDPAETRDVLGLAISASMNGPLWDDVYGYGTFRM, from the coding sequence ATGAATGTCATTGAAACCTCGATAAATACTTCTTCAGATGAGTTCAGGAAAAACTACGATGCAATGGAGACGCTGGTCGCGGAGCTGAAAGAGGAGCTGAAGAAGGCCGCTCACGAGCGTTCCGACAGGTCGAGAGACCGCCTAGCCCAGCAGGGGAAGCTCCCGATAAGGAAAAAGCTCGATCTCCTTCTGGACAAGAACACCCCCTTTCTCGAGATTGCTCCTCTGGCCGCCAGGGGTATGTACGACGGGAAAATCCACGGGGCGGGGGTCGTTTCAGGGATAGGAGTTGTCGAGGGAAGGGAGGTCTTTGTAACCGGAAACGATGCGATGATAAAGGGCGGCGCCAGCTACCCTATGTCGAACAAGAAGGTCCTCCGCTGCCAGACGATAGTCATGGAAAACCGCCTCCCCAGCATCTGTATGCTCGATTCCGCCGGCGGTTACCTTCCCCTCCAGTCGGAGATTTTCCCCGATGTAGACGACGGCGGGAGGATCTTCTACAACCAGGCCATCATGTCCAAGATGAGGATCCCCCAGATAGTTGCGGTGATGGGACTCTGCACGGCCGGCGGGGCGTACATACCGGCGATGTCGGACGAGGTCGTCCACGTCAAGGGGACCGGGGCGATCTTCCTCGGGGGGCCGCCGCTCGTCAGGGCCGCAACGGGGGAGGAGGTCACCGCCGATGAGCTGGGCGGCGCCGACGTCCACTGCAGGGAGTCCGGTGTGTCGGACTATTACGCCGAGGACGACGCCCACGCAATATTAATATTACGAGACATCGTGAGAAACCTCCCGAAGAACGAGAAGGCGATGCTCCCGGCAAAGGAGCCGAAGCCGCCGATATACGATCCGAAGGAAATGTACGGCATCGTCAGCACCAACCTGAGAATACCCTACGAAATAAGGGAGCTTATCGCCCGGATGGTCGACGGGAGCGAGTTTCTCGAGTTCAAGGAGCTTTACGGGCCGACGGTGGTCTGCGGATGGGCCTACATCCACGGCTACCCGGTGGGGATCATCGCCAACAACGGCGTGCTCTTCTCCGACAGCTCGCTCAAGGCTACCCAGTTCATCCAGCTCTGCGACAAGAGGGGAATCCCCCTGCTGTTTTTACAGAATATAAGCGGGTTCATCATCGGGAGGGAGTACGAGCGGGGAGGGATCACCAAAAACGGCCACAAGATGGTCACGGCGGTCTCCTGCGCCACGGTGCCCAAGTTCACGGTGATCGTCGGGGCCTCTTTCGGGGCAGGGAACTACGCCATGTGCGGCAGGGCCTACTCTCCACGCTTTCTCTGGATGTGGCCCCAGGCGGAAATAGGGGTCATGGGTGGGGAGCAGGCGGCGGAAGTTCTCGTTCGGCTCCAGCAGGACAAGAGGGAGAAGGCGGGCGAAATCCCCATGACGGAAGAGGAGATAGGGCAGCTGAGGGATCCGGTCGTATCCGCCGCCAAGAGGGAGGGTAACGCCTACTACAGCACGTCAAACCTCTGGGACGACGGCATCCTCGACCCGGCGGAGACGAGGGACGTCTTGGGCCTGGCGATTTCGGCGTCGATGAACGGACCCTTATGGGACGACGTCTACGGCTACGGGACGTTCAGGATGTGA